A window of the Candidatus Latescibacterota bacterium genome harbors these coding sequences:
- a CDS encoding GNAT family N-acetyltransferase, producing MDFRIIDRKNLNIDEWEKLTCTSSFFHSHQWIDTCVDGLSPGAHAEFLCGYENDRLVAGMPAVITKKFGMRSFYSMPYGTYGEVVMAEGTDDTQRDEFYVHLVIYLKKGRFSRIAITDFNRNFSRLSEPFLSHTESFTHIIKLNGNGPHFPSRKSVGRHIRSGLKADTSLVEISTKEHVKEFYKIYEMTEKRHGSIRPLYSRHFFNSILKHLGGTDILYWKSLVYKDRMIGSSIKFIYHDTLFSWQVVSDYEYRHLKPNHVLMFDGIQMGNKAGIKKINLGSSPRYAQSLIDYKESWGGEKVEYDTYISDSWFRKILSSR from the coding sequence ATGGATTTCAGGATAATCGACCGAAAAAATCTCAACATTGATGAGTGGGAAAAGTTGACTTGCACCAGTTCCTTTTTCCACAGTCACCAATGGATCGATACATGTGTAGACGGACTCTCTCCAGGAGCTCATGCGGAATTCCTCTGCGGATATGAAAACGACCGTCTGGTGGCCGGAATGCCCGCAGTGATCACAAAAAAATTCGGCATGAGATCATTCTACTCCATGCCATACGGCACATATGGAGAAGTCGTTATGGCTGAAGGGACCGATGATACTCAAAGAGACGAATTCTACGTTCACCTCGTAATATATCTCAAGAAGGGTCGATTCTCCAGAATAGCGATAACTGATTTTAACAGGAATTTTTCCAGATTGAGCGAACCTTTCCTCAGTCACACGGAATCTTTCACTCATATCATCAAACTCAACGGAAACGGCCCCCACTTTCCGAGCAGAAAGAGTGTCGGGCGGCATATACGCTCTGGATTAAAAGCCGACACCAGTCTGGTCGAGATCTCAACGAAGGAACATGTAAAGGAATTCTACAAGATCTACGAGATGACCGAGAAAAGACACGGATCGATAAGGCCCCTGTACAGCAGGCATTTCTTCAACAGCATTCTCAAGCACCTCGGTGGAACGGACATCCTTTACTGGAAAAGCCTTGTGTACAAAGACCGGATGATCGGATCGAGCATCAAATTCATCTATCATGACACTCTGTTCAGCTGGCAGGTGGTGTCCGATTACGAGTACAGACACCTCAAACCCAACCATGTCCTGATGTTCGATGGCATCCAGATGGGAAATAAAGCGGGAATAAAAAAGATAAACCTCGGATCGTCCCCCAGGTACGCACAAAGCCTGATTGACTACAAAGAAAGCTGGGGTGGGGAAAAAGTCGAATACGACACATATATCTCCGACTCGTGGTTCCGAAAGATCCTGTCATCGAGATAA